In Spiroplasma sp. SV19, one DNA window encodes the following:
- the rpsH gene encoding 30S ribosomal protein S8 — MMIDTIADMLTRIRNANQRLHKSVIMPSSKMKVRIAEILKEEGYVEDFKVSGDVKKELSLTLKYKGKTKVISGLKRISKPGLRVYVTVEKVPQVLNGMGIAIISTSQGIMTDKAAKHAHLGGEVIAYVW, encoded by the coding sequence ATGATGATTGATACAATCGCTGATATGTTAACAAGAATTCGTAACGCTAACCAACGTTTACACAAAAGTGTGATTATGCCATCAAGTAAAATGAAGGTCAGAATTGCTGAGATTTTGAAAGAAGAAGGTTATGTTGAAGATTTTAAAGTATCAGGAGATGTGAAAAAAGAATTGAGTTTGACTTTAAAATATAAAGGAAAAACAAAAGTTATTTCAGGATTAAAAAGAATCTCAAAACCAGGATTAAGAGTTTATGTAACCGTTGAAAAAGTACCTCAAGTTTTAAATGGGATGGGAATTGCAATTATTTCAACCAGCCAAGGAATTATGACAGACAAAGCAGCAAAACATGCTCACTTAGGTGGGGAAGTTATTGCTTATGTTTGATAG
- the rplF gene encoding 50S ribosomal protein L6 encodes MSRIGNRELKIPAGVEVTIQPNNVIVKSTKGQLEQAIPSVIIVNTKDGIVTTERANDVKHSKQLHGTINSLIQGMLEGVSKGFKKELEINGVGYRAALAGDKLTLNLGYSHPIEYKIPKGINITLPKPTQIVVEGISKQLVGEVAANIRNYRKPEPYKGKGIKYKDEHIIRKEGKSAGK; translated from the coding sequence ATGTCTCGAATTGGTAATAGAGAGTTAAAAATTCCAGCGGGTGTTGAGGTAACAATTCAACCAAACAATGTTATTGTTAAAAGTACAAAAGGACAATTAGAACAAGCAATCCCAAGTGTTATTATTGTTAACACGAAAGATGGTATTGTGACAACAGAACGAGCAAATGATGTGAAACATAGTAAGCAATTACACGGAACCATTAATTCCTTAATTCAAGGAATGTTGGAAGGTGTTAGCAAAGGTTTCAAAAAAGAATTAGAAATCAATGGGGTTGGTTATCGTGCGGCTTTAGCTGGTGATAAATTAACCTTAAACTTAGGATATTCACATCCAATTGAGTATAAAATTCCAAAAGGAATTAATATTACTCTTCCGAAACCAACTCAAATTGTTGTTGAAGGAATTTCAAAACAATTAGTTGGGGAAGTAGCAGCTAACATTAGAAATTATCGTAAACCTGAACCTTACAAAGGAAAAGGGATTAAATACAAAGATGAACATATTATTCGTAAAGAAGGGAAATCTGCTGGTAAATAG
- the rplX gene encoding 50S ribosomal protein L24 has product MSKVKFKKGDLVKVVTGKHKGTEGPIIRVLREKSRVVIEGITNIKHVKPSQDNTEGGIQQVPASIHISNVALIDPKNKKEITKISYQVADNGKKVRIARKSKAHLA; this is encoded by the coding sequence ATGAGTAAAGTTAAATTTAAAAAGGGTGACTTAGTCAAAGTTGTAACGGGAAAACACAAGGGAACTGAAGGACCAATCATCCGTGTTTTACGTGAAAAAAGTCGTGTTGTCATTGAAGGAATTACTAACATTAAACATGTTAAACCTTCACAAGATAACACCGAAGGAGGAATCCAACAAGTTCCTGCTTCAATTCATATTTCAAATGTTGCATTAATTGATCCAAAGAACAAAAAAGAAATTACTAAAATTAGTTATCAAGTTGCTGATAATGGTAAAAAAGTTCGTATTGCTCGTAAATCGAAAGCCCATTTAGCTTAA
- a CDS encoding type Z 30S ribosomal protein S14 has product MAKKSLKVKQQRHPKFKVRGYTRCGNCGRPHAVLRKFNLCRLCFRNLAYKGQIPGVRKASW; this is encoded by the coding sequence ATGGCCAAAAAATCATTAAAAGTTAAACAACAACGCCATCCAAAATTCAAGGTAAGAGGTTATACACGGTGCGGAAACTGTGGGCGACCTCATGCTGTGTTACGTAAATTTAATTTATGTCGTTTATGCTTTAGAAATTTAGCATACAAAGGACAAATTCCTGGGGTTAGAAAAGCTTCATGATAG
- the rpsQ gene encoding 30S ribosomal protein S17, which translates to MMERNSRKVLQGRVISDKSEKTITVLVETYKNHPLYKKRVKYSKKYLAHDEQEQAHIGDKVSIMETRPLSKTKHFRLIEVIEKAIG; encoded by the coding sequence ATAATGGAAAGAAATAGTCGAAAAGTGCTGCAAGGCCGTGTTATTTCGGATAAAAGCGAAAAAACAATTACTGTTTTAGTTGAAACATACAAAAATCACCCATTATATAAAAAACGTGTTAAATATTCAAAAAAATATTTAGCACACGATGAACAAGAACAAGCACATATTGGAGATAAGGTAAGTATTATGGAAACACGTCCCTTATCAAAAACTAAACACTTTCGTTTAATTGAAGTTATTGAAAAAGCAATTGGTTAA
- the rplN gene encoding 50S ribosomal protein L14 codes for MIQQESRLRVADNSGAKEVLVIKNLGGSWRKFTNIGDIVVCTIKKATPGGIVKKGQVVKAVIVRTKRGLKRTDGTQIQFSENAVVLIKDDKTPRGTRIFGPIAREVKDAGFGKIASLAPEVL; via the coding sequence ATGATCCAACAAGAATCAAGATTAAGAGTTGCCGATAACTCCGGAGCAAAAGAAGTGTTAGTAATTAAAAATTTGGGCGGTTCATGACGTAAGTTTACTAATATTGGGGATATTGTTGTATGTACCATTAAAAAAGCCACTCCCGGTGGAATTGTTAAAAAAGGGCAAGTTGTTAAAGCAGTTATTGTTCGCACAAAACGCGGATTAAAAAGAACCGATGGAACACAAATTCAATTTTCAGAAAATGCAGTAGTTTTAATTAAAGATGATAAAACACCACGGGGAACACGTATTTTTGGTCCAATTGCCCGTGAAGTTAAGGATGCTGGATTTGGAAAAATCGCATCATTAGCACCAGAAGTATTATAG
- the rplE gene encoding 50S ribosomal protein L5, translating to MNVNLEKKYKDVIVKELFKEQGYQSIMQVPVVKKIVVNMGAGDAAQNSKVIEDITNELALITGLHPVVTKAKGSIAAFKLREGMPIGAKVTLRGKKMYQFLDKLINIALPRVRDFRGVSVNAFDGRGNYTLGIKEQIIFPEIDYDKVKKIRGMDITIVTSATNNNDAQALLGKMGMPFKK from the coding sequence ATGAATGTTAATTTAGAAAAAAAATATAAAGATGTAATTGTTAAAGAATTATTCAAAGAGCAAGGTTATCAGTCAATTATGCAAGTTCCTGTTGTTAAAAAAATTGTTGTTAACATGGGAGCTGGTGATGCAGCACAAAATAGTAAAGTCATTGAAGACATTACTAATGAATTAGCGTTAATTACTGGGTTACATCCAGTGGTTACCAAAGCAAAAGGTTCAATTGCCGCTTTCAAATTACGTGAAGGAATGCCAATTGGAGCGAAAGTTACTTTACGTGGTAAAAAAATGTATCAGTTTTTAGATAAATTAATTAATATTGCGTTACCACGAGTAAGAGATTTCCGTGGGGTTAGTGTTAATGCTTTTGATGGGCGTGGCAATTACACTCTAGGAATCAAAGAACAAATTATTTTTCCCGAAATTGATTATGATAAAGTTAAAAAAATTCGAGGAATGGATATCACAATTGTCACAAGTGCAACTAATAATAACGATGCTCAAGCATTATTAGGCAAAATGGGAATGCCATTTAAAAAATAG